TTATTTTTAGTAGGAGGTGCAAACGCCATGATTATACAAAACAGTTCAgtataattaaaataacaaaactattaaatacaaaatacaaatatCATGAGCAAAAAATGCTTATTACACACAAAGttgaataattgcaaaatatacatatatgctAATTACTTAAGAAAAAAGCATTGAATCAGTTGGACAGAGAATAAAACAACTGAAGGCAGTGTAAAATTGAAAGgttaattaaaaaaagaaattctaAGGAAATAAGAGGCATTAATTACTCTGACCATGAGGTGGCATAAGACGGATATTAAAATGCAAATACACATGGATTTATAGATAAAATGAATGGGAAAATATTGTGTGTTATATCTTTGAGAAAATAAAAGTGGCAATATCATCTTCTTTCAGATAATGTAATCAGTTACCTAATTCAAGCAAATTGGGATCAGTATTAGCCAGAAATATGCCAATACATTTCTAACTTGGGATGTAAAAATGAATGATATCTTAGACACATTTCCTGGATGGTTGATAAAATTTGGGTTCAGTAAACAGGCATATTACAATCCCATTCATAGCTAAGTGAGAGAACTTTCATATAAACATTGTCTAGTGTGAGCATGATGGCCTGGTTGTTAAGGAATTAGATTTAGATTGCAGGTTGCAGATCTATGGTTCAAGCCTCATGCCCACAACTTCACTGATAAATTGGGTAGATAATGCCAAAGAAGAAAGATTCCAGTCTTCGAAACTTGTCTACTTGTCCACTGCCTTATTTGGAGCATAAGCCGTATAAATATATCGGTACtcctaaagtatgcgcaccaagatgtggcataacctgaaccctaacctggtacacaaccagagttcaggctgtgcgccattttggtccgcatactccaggaggtccaatatataatatgaaaaacGTAGATTAATTAGGAAAGTTAGGACTGATAAGAAGTGTCCTCAGACcatttgaaattattatatCAGATAACCTTAGTCAAGTGAAACCCCTGCCTCATTCTGAGAACTCAATCAGAGAAGTGATACTAGCATTTtagaatgaaaatattatttgttcAATACCACCGTATTGTATTGCGAAAGAAATAAACatttattgaattaaataaattaatgaCGAAAAAAGTTCAAGAGTTCAAGGACCAATTATAAACAATGTTGCAAAAAAACATACCGTATACATTGCAAAAAGAAAGCTTAGTAACTATCATAAATGTTCTTATGATATAATTGGCAAACAAATGCACATTCATTACATACAAAAGACACTACAATGTAAAGAATGACTGTTTaatgaaagaagaaaaaaaagaaactaACAATAATAATAGGTATGAAGGAGAAAACATTTCATTTTGAGATTGAAAAATTTCATTCgaagaaaaaaataacacaGAAGTTGAATAAAACAACGGGAAGTACAAAATGATGAGCACAAAAAAATGGCTCAAATCTCACGCCAACATATTAAATGCAttaaaaatatagcaatataTAAATTGGCAATTGGCATGTTGTTTagatataattcaaatattaaaaaggtCCATAGAAACAGAAATGTATAGGCTATTCATATTTGTGTGTATTGAGATTTTAATTctattgaatttaatatttagaCATCCTTTCATATTGCTATATTTCTGGTCTGACTGCGCGATAACTCTGGACAGTTTGATGAATATGATAATTCACTTCAAATACAGATATTACAGAAAAACAAACGCCAATTCATATTGAAGTTCATATTTAATGGACAATTTCAAGAAACCTTTCAATTGAAATTACATTCTCATTCGAGGTGATCTAGAACTCCTTGATTTAGACAATTTCACATTATTAGTTCTTTCTTTTATACCATTTATTTTAGCAGATTTCTCTTTATAAACAGCTTCATTTGCATTATATGGTGAAATTTTATTGGCACAGGGTACTGATAACCTATTTTCTTTATCATTAACTGTCATGCAAGGCTTAGATTTATCCATACTTCGCTTTTTGGGTAACAATTTAGTGATTTTGCTTTTAGAACTAGAGGTTGCTGGCAAATTTTCTGCAGATTTCGATTCAGCAAGACGATTAGCTGTAATTCTTTTCCTTGTTTTTGTATCTGTTCTCATCAAATACGCTGATGATAACGTCGGTGGAGTGTCTGTCTCAAGATCGGACTCTTCTGAAGATTCAATTTCATCTTCTTCTGTAGACATCACTAAATCAAAATAGTCCAATTTTTCAGATTCTGGAGTTGAATCTATATGATCTTCTTTTAATTTTACTTCTGAGGAAATAGTTACAGAATGACTGCAACATGGAGTGTTGATACATTCCGGTGAATCATATTCACAAGTAATTTGCATATAAGAAATAAGTTGTTCGTGTGTGACAAGTTGCGTTCTTTTGATTGGGCCATACCGACATTGACTATATCGTTCTTCTACTGCGTCAAGTTTTCTGTTTCTAAAATCAGTCGGTGGTTCTTTATCCAAACATTTCTCATGAATTTCAACTGCGGTTGGAAATAATTCTCCTAAAGTATATCCAGATAGTTTTAATAGTTTTGAAGGCCATGGATTGCTGGGGTTTGCAGTAAAATTTGCAAGAAATACTGCAGCAGCAGCAGAAATTCCAGGAGGGAGACTCACAATGTCAACATGAAGTAAACTAGCATCTGCAATGAATCTTGCAATATCCTGACTTTTTCTGTCAAGAGTATTTGAATTTAAGAATATTGATAGATAATCATACATTGTCATTTCTTTAATATTTCCATTTAACGTTGCAACAACGTCTTCAATCATTTGCACGAGCTCGTTATATTTATACGTTGAATCAGTCAGCCAAACTGCTTCTCGAATTGTCAAGACATCTCTTTCCATGTATCTGGTGCAGATTACCATGCAAGCTATTCCTAAAAGTTGAAGACGTGATCTTGATACTTGTCGTAAtaacaaatatctatcaacacaTCTGACAGTTGTATGTAACATTTCACTGCCGAAATCTTTCATTGTTGCTACTTCAATTAACCAGTCAACAAGGATGTATCTCATACTACCGGTTACATTTTCTTGATACTTTGGTATCTGATTAATTTGCTTTAATGAagatttttgaattatattttttgtgtaatCTAGTGCAACCTCCATTGGCAATCCCCCATAATTTCCCATTGCATATAATCGACATAACTGCATTTGTGCAGGCTTATATCCAGCAGCGGCAATTTTCCTTAATTTTCGAATCAATGATAATCGAAGTCCAGGACTTCTTGATGAAACGAAGCTTTCTATGGAAGAAAAACCTTCAATATCTTCAAGTTCCATGCACCATAATTCATGCATTGCATTAGGAAGACCGACATCAGCTGCACGTTGAAACCATTGTTTTGCAGATTGACGCTTCTCTAAATCATCATCAAATAACTGCAATACTTTCCCAATGCAATATAACAAATTAGGATGATTATTACCATCATCAACTGCTTTTGATAAttgtttgaaaacaaaagcTTTTCGGCAAACAGAAGCAGCAGACCACGGTGGACGAATGAAGACCCAAGTTATTGGCAATTTGAGTCGGCTATTTTGCTccatttcacaaaaatatttagctGCTATTAAACTGTTTTGTTGACGAACACGGGCGGAATCAACTAATCCATCAAAATATAAATGTGCAAATCCAAGTTTAATACTGGCTTCAAGGTTACCTTTTGATGCAAGCCAAGCGAGTGCTTTGCTATTTTCagcattcaaaaaaatatccgGTAATGTGATATTTTGTAGAAGACCAGGTGCTTCATTTTTGATGAGATTTTCAAAATACTTCGAAACTTTCAGCAGCTGAATAAGATCCTTATAAGGAAGTTTTTGTAGAATCATAACTTGAACATCTTTCGGTAAATCCATTATTCCATTTCTATTCTTTTGATGATCAAGTTTGCAAGTAAATTCCATGTCTAAGTGCCTTTTTTCAACTCCAGAACTTGGTCCCCTTAGCTTGGTAGATGAATATTTTCTTGGTAACAATTAGACACTGACTAACCTATCACAGAATTTGACTAAAACCCTAATACCTAGCGCCTACAACAGCATAACCAACAGATGGCGAAAGATTGTGGATGACGACGCTCATAAAGCGAACTGTAAACAAAAGAAAACGTTCAAAAGCTAGATAATCAATGATGCATGACGACAAgcaattaatttatttctagCGGTTGAATTCTTCGTCGCCTTCTTTATCAAGTCGATAGCCCTCCGGCATTGGTCAGTTTCTAAAAATCTTTCAAGTATTTTTGATCTAACCGACCTTTCTATGAAACGGGAGTTACCGACATTATCTCAACATTCTCATAAActtgttgataataaatgaagcacaaccggtgttagcaaatgttgtgcttcatttattattaacatgagtttacctggtggcaatcatgcattATTCCCATAAACTTGTTCGGAACAAAGTGCCTGGATTTTTGAGAACGCGTTCATTTAAAAACACTGGCGATTATCAGTCGCGTGGGTGCTAACAAATTGTCTGATTTGGGAACTTCGAAGGTGCACGACACGCGAAGGTAATGTGCGAACTCGGAACTTGCGGTGCAAAACAAAAGTACTTCACAGGGTTGTAAAACAGTTTGATAGCTGTCGCCCAGTGTGATATGTCGCGAATTCCGATTCCAGCTGATATTTGTCTGAGCATGCGATCATCCATACGGTTCAATATTTTATGATGGAAATTAAGAACGACGATGTATTGTTATGAATACAATTCGCTTGGCTATACTTTATGAAATACAATCACCTTATCTATACTATAACTCAATAAAAGCAGTGCAGTTGACCTTCATTCAGCGCAGTAGCCTTCATTTTCACGCAGTAGCCTACCAAAATTTTCCGCTAGTCAAGGGTCAATATAATGTAGCTAGCttgaaaatcaatcaaaaaagCCAAATATTGGAGataaatttgttgaattttgaaaatgcttCACAATTACCTTGATGAGAAGTTTCCAACAGCGATGAACTTGTGATAATATTAAGCAATAATCTTCCAAATATCGGGGTAACAATTATAACGCGTGCGTGTAATTGAGAACTAATCAATAAATTAGCACAAcaggttgaaaaaaataatcgcGCGACATATGCGTGAAAATTATCACATGCACCATATGTCTCACTGTCGTGATATCTGGTAATACTCTCTGAACTTTTCCCCGTCTAAATACAACCGAAAATAGTGCAAATAAAGACCGTAGGTTGCAATAAATTTGTACCTCTTTATATTGGAGATAATTCCAACCAAcgcttttatttgaaaaaagagTTTTCCAATGGTATTACCgaattatatgtatatttttcaaatattttctcataTTTAGTCTTCATATTTGTCTCCCCAAAAAGTTTTGAACccacatataaatatatataaatagcggtatttaaataataatatcaacaaatggTGTTTTTTAGGCATATGTTACTTATAATAttgctttttaaaaaataaacaccgacacaaatatatttctgtgacgTTTCTTCAGACCGATGTCAGACTTACACATACATATTTCAGCTGTAAATACATTTGCATCAGTGTGCAGCAAGTCTGacttagaatagttatcttCATTCTTGAtatagcatccttgcattatatgcataagGATCCAGTGACGCAAAGGCATTGAATGAGAATAAGTCCCACGGAATACCAATTGATAGCAAAAGTTAGCAGGTATGCTGAAAAATTAGTTCAAAAATGAGCGAAAAATATCCTTTATCGAGCCAACACAGTTCGGATTCAAGCTAATGGCTGACGCCAATTCAGGCAGTCACAACACCATTAAAGATATGAGTGATCGAAAATACATTGACATATTTTTTGCTGAAAATATCAAGCATTATCGGGTTCCTTTCTTTTTCTATGTCGTTTATGTCCATGGTGGCGATGCGATTTACctgtaaaaataatttgaagtatttttaaattcaacacGGTTCTATTTATTCTGCCTAACATAGCAAAACTCCGTATGACTATAACTAATAATAGCTcacagtgtttatttttttttttcaaccaaagAGTAAAGACCTGATGTAGGCGCTCAATTTTGTCTTATGCGCTCATTAGTATAGTGTATAATACGCAACTCGTTATATATGAATGTGTTTGCTGGATAGTGGAATGAGGTTCATTTCATTTCTTTGACCCCAAAACTACTAAGTCCACGTGATCTCTTCGTggtatttcaaatcaaatcggTGCGCTCTCTTGGCCACGGCCAACGATGTATCTTATAGTTTAATGCTACCGTATCTTATTTGTGAACCAATCGTTCATATACGTCGGACCTACGCATCAATTCTATGGTTTTCCTGTCGGTGAAATAAACGGAATATTTCAATCCGAATAAGAATCTGAGCAATCATTTGCTTTATTGCAGTGGTCGGCGAAGTTCTTAAGCGCGGCCCAAATAGTGAAATGAAAATCGTTTCAAGGCCCAACAACCACCTCGTTCGTGACAGCCTTGTTAGCCTCGGTCAAGATTTCGTTGGAAACTTAAGATTCAACCACGTAATAAACTTGTTAaggaaaatttaattaaatatatacggTATGTATGCAATGTTggatttatggaaatttttcgTGTATCATTGCCCATAATCAAAATTTACTGAAGGCTCACTAGAAAATGCTCGGCGGCCCACAGTTTGACGAGCACTGTTCAATTGGTATCAGtttgtattttaataaaattaagcGAACATTTCTTCCAATTTTTTACGACGGTTATTAACGCATTTCGAACAAGGCCCTATGAGGCAGCTACTAATATCTAACAATATTCTACAATTATTTAGAAGCATCGAGACGTTTCCGGTTCGGCATTGTCTACCCAACTTATTTAACACTAACCATGTGATTCATCTTTCTCTTTCTTATCTTCAGATTGTTCTTTATTTCTTTCCTGCTCTTTATCTTTATGTTTCTTTTTCTTTGGTTTCCTACTGGTATCATCGTTTTCTTGCGTTTCTTTGTCTTCATCTTCTTTTTCCTCTTCGCCTTCCTCTTTTTCCTCCTCCTCTTCTTCATCTTTTTCGCCATCTTCCTTAGACTTCTTTGATTTTGCAACATAAAACCCTGAGGCTCCGACCACAACAAAAAACAGAAAACCGAGAATTCCAGCTATCACGTTACCAGCACTGCTACATCCAGAACTCGGACCTtgggaaaattacaaaattttgcacttatgtAACGATATCTATTCCATAAAATCATTtactatttatatttaaaatgactAATTCTGAACCTGCACAACTCACCAGTGACAGTTATATCTGGCGAACTTCCGGGATTTTCTTCTGCCTCTATCAGTAACGAACTCGACATTTCACACGATGCACTTCGACTTAGAACCTGGACAATGCTGGACGAACCCACACTCGCGATAGCATCTATAAAACTAAAGAAAAGGATTGTctcaaaatgtcgtgtccctcAGTTGCCACAATTGTCACACATGTCACGCACTTGGCCCAATTGTATGAATCTCGATTCACATGAGTAATCTAACCTTGTACCAAGGCATTCTATCTATCTTAACCGGGAACATATGAAAATTTCTCATATACATACTTTACCCATTCTCCCCACAATATATAGACTATCTACCTTAAGTCAGAACAGTGAAACAAATACAGCAACATGTGCGAAAAGGGGGACAAGTGAGTCACGACACCgctaaaagaaataaaaattccaGAGCATTTGTGAAACgaaatcaaaattcaatcaaagTATGTTTGGGAGGTTTGAAACAGCTCCTTGGGGAGAAAAAAcctttgtgatatatataatacaggACATGACTGGTCAATCTATCAAATGATTTGGGCAGTTTCGATTAAAAAAGGCAATCCGATAAACAAAGTATTCGCATAAATCTATTACACAAAGGTAGCATCTAAAGATTCCGTTACTTAACATGCGCAGCAGCTTCAGTGACAGAAAACACAGGTATGGCAAAGTTCATAAAAATGTCCCTCAACACGATAACTGATACAACTAAGCATTAaccaatttgaaatatatgtaCATTTACATACCCCGTTGGCTTATCTTTAGAAGTAGGCGTCGAAGTAACAACaaagaaactaaaaaaaaaaaaaaaagaaacaatctACTACAAAGATATCTTGACTTTCTCGCTAGGAAAACTTGAATGACACACTAACTATATGAATACAAGGTGGCGACATACAAAAAGAATTATTGCAATAAAAACTTGATATATACATGCTTACTCTTGCTGATATTCGGTTGCATTCGTTGATTAGAAACAAGGGAATGAACCAGCACTACGTCGCTCTCATTTTGCCAAAATGTGACAATGTTGCGTCTTAGCACCACTCAAGGAGTGAGTAGACGCTATGACTCAAAATTAATATTCCTAAATAACATATATCGATATTGAACTCTTAACCTAGCATAAAATTAGGAGTCCTGTGGGACCTAGGGCATATCGTACAAAAATCGTCAAAAGCTAAATACCTGTACGACCATTCCGATTTTATTTCATAGTTTTGGCCTTTAATTGGGTTTCCCGCTCCCACGCTACACGTAGTCGTTTCGCCCATTCCAAGTGCGATTTCAACGAAATCTCTGGTTATTTTGGACCTGCAATCAAATATTACCTAATTTCCTTTAAATAAACTAAAAGCAATTTTTCACACGATATTCAGGTAACCATTGCATAAGGTCCAAACAATTCCCTTTTTCATTTAATACGAACATGCTTTACAGAAGCTAGAAGGAAAAAGTGGGATATTCGGTTCGGCACACACACAGTTCATCGCACCTTTGGTCCTTTCATATTCGAAGAACACTTATTCTTATGCTGCCGCGATGGACCCCGTTCTAACATAGAGGCACCGTCGTGATTCTAGGTGTAACTTATCAAATTTAAccataataaattatattcatatGCAGGGtatcccaaaataaatgaaacccatTAATACCGATTACCAATTTTGTGggaatcatttattttgggacaccCTATGAATCAACGTGCTTAATCTGTGCACATAAAAATCGCAAGTAAGTAGAGTTATGTTAATGGTGATTTTATACTTACCGGTAGTTAACAGGTAATGAAACGCAAAAACGTATTTTctgttataaaattttgaattttgtttattattcttATGTCTCAGATCGGAGCCGCGCATAGGACCCGTTGATAAACCGAGTTTGACTCTCATTTCTTTATTTATAATTGCACATTCATGAGGCACACCGCGACACAGCAGTCTACGATGTTTATCTATACCTTTCTAATGCTGATGCGATGTACGGTGTTTTCGTTCCTGGTGGATTCCCACTTGCAGCTTTTAAATCTTCTATTTTGTAATCGTTGCTATATCCAGAAGACTCCATTCGAGCGTTTGCGGGCATCGGTTGtattaaaagaaaaatacaaCTAGGAGGAAAAAAGAGGTTTTTTATAGCATTAAAAACAATTTGTGCACAAAATCTATTTCACGAGTACAGGGCAGTGTTGTTGTCGCATAGATAGAATCGTGACTATCTTCCAGCCTACACGCGATTCGTGTTACTCATGCAGGTAAGTCGAGGTATAAGAACAATGTAAGCGACTAACAGTCATTATATGGAATACATATAGGTCTAATTACCTTCCCACTGGACTATTATCATCAGGAAATCCAATTTGAACCTTTAGACCGTTTGCTACAAATACTATAGATGGATTTGGAGTTTTCGGAACGAAGAATTTTGTTGTCActgtacaaaataaatattatcttatGTTAATATGGAATGCATGGTGGCTCATcatggaaaataaaattaaggacgaatatttatggaaatgaattacatatttctacatatatatatattatacatatttcTAACATGCGCAGTATAGTTATTGTTTGTTGAAGATATATTTAGCACTACCAATATGTGTCCATAAtttccctttacaatttcaattttgttatggagtcagttttcaatatatctttaccaagtttgttgttttttgatcaGCGAtggtttaagtatttttaccccatttaatacatctgtgagggccaaaacaatatacggtatcgataaattccatttcaaattttaaatttttttcagacTTCACGGACACCCGAATTCCACCATCAGAATTGTATCGAGCTATAGCAGAAtgtatttacaatttattttgtaCGTGATCAAAAAGTGATTTAATAGTGCtgaacactaacacaaatatattcgGGTCGGACAATACGTTACAAAAACATGTTTGTCCTAGTGTGAAGCAAGACTCTTTTGGAATAGTTTTCTTCACTTTCGCTGCAGCATCCTCGTGGTATATGCATAAGAGTCCACCGACGCAAAAGCACATAGCAAGGATAAGTATTGGTCCTTCAGAAGTATAATCGATGATGAAaaagttatttgaaaaataatttgtagCACGAACGTTTCGTGTTTCCTGAGCATTTTCCTTCAATCTGTATTTTGTCGCCAAATCCTCCGCATGTTTCTAGTTGACCCCACACGACATATTCACGATTAGCTTCTGGTTTAAACAGATGTTCAAGTTGTCCTTCAACTCTCACTATCTCACGTTTGTTCAAAGCATCTTCGCTTACATCGCGAAGATGTGCTGGACTTGATGCTAACGTTAGCTAAAagtgtataaataaaaataagttcGATGCATTCATAACTGGCATGTACGTTCAGTagataaaaaaatgtatatcAAATCTTCATCTGCTGAACCGACTTTAGCGTACAAGAGtgatttttttagtatttcaaagaaaaataaggcagtcagaaaaaaaagtttacaaactttaaaaagcatTAAGGATTACAAAAATGAGGTTTATTTAAAAGCACCATTTTGTTTTTTCGTGCAAGTGCGCGGTGAATtatttccctgataatttggcgccgcacaaaacaaacagtttgggaaccgctgtacTAAGCAATAAACTACTAAGCGTATTCAGTTGAGGGCCCACGAGTGCGTCTTCTGTGTGATATGCTCATGCCTCCAGTGAGCCTGTAAGACCGGTAATCACTGGAATAATGTTACATTACTATCATGTTTATTTCGCGATTTTGCCGTAGCATATACCTTGGTACTGATCACATCTTCCTTTGCTATTCCTTCTGGAACTTCCCACGTTAAATGGCAAATGCCTATCTGTTTTATATGCGGATTAAGTAACGGAGGAGCATTCCCACCGAACTTTTTCTCTGTTTTGTGAACAGCTCTCATCATTCCACAACAACATTCATCAATACATACACTAACCTAGAAATGGcaataataaaacacaaatgacgtatatatatatatatatatatattgttgtaCCAGGGCCATGGagtcaataatatttatatcCAACTTCAACTCCGACTctgattttttaaatattatacaatCGACTCCGACTccgtttcaaaaaaaattttgactccgcGTCTCggtcgtaaaatatttcaacttgacgaaaataaaattttggtaaCAAAAACATTGACGCATGTAAGCCTTCTTATAGTGTTGATAACGTAGTTATTAGTAAATCCTTAGtagaatttgaattttaataacATCATTGAAAATATGGAAATGCTCGTGACTCGGGATTTTGAAAGTTCGACTCCAGTATCGATATACTGTAAATCAAATACCGCtttgaaaaattacaattttgtgGAAACTTGCTATCCTTTTTCTCAACTCTCCAAAAATGCTTTTCTGAAATCCCTGTTTGACAGtaaagcaaaaaaaattaaatgtacaGGTATCGCTTCATTCTCATAGCTaaagaaaaatatgataatataaATGAATGAAACTTTCGTGccagacttttttttaaatttgattcaattaACATATTTTTGACGTTTTTACTATGCTCACCACTATATTATAGATATTTCCTCTTTTAACCTCACTTATCGAAGTTGTTCTCGTACCTTTCTCCATAACTCTCTCATCTCGTATTATAGGATTGTGAGTATTCTCTTCCGGTTCTACCGTTATTCTAATACACattgaaaaagaagaaaattatcCCCGAAGTGGCGCTATGGCGATTCAAGTAAATGGTATGAAGAGTCTTGTATGCTTTCATTGGAGTCGGAAGTCGGAAATTTTGAATTCCACGGAGTCGAGTGCCGTACTTCTTACTTTCAATGATGCTAATAAAGccaaaattttcttcagaagtcGAAGTTTACTAAGATTTATACACAGTCTAATATAGGAGGTTTACATACGCCAATGTTTTGTGttatgaaaattcaattttctttgAGTTAGGAGCTGTAGGTGGAGTCGAAATTTTTACGATCCGGAGTCGCGAGTCGATTGTAAACTTCTTGTTAACCGTAGCCGGAGTCGATTGCAAATTTCACTACGAAGCTCTGCACAATTCCAGTTGTACAAATGTAAGGCATGAAAATTTTACCTAACGTTGTAATATAGTACCcaatgaaataaacaaatatcataGATATCAGTTAAAATAGGTTAGAGTCCACTAAAATCTCGGAATTGTTTGAAATCGCACAACATTCATTCCACTCAACGTCGTCGGTGGTTCTATTTTACCGGACGATTAATATGTGTAAAACTATTGCGCACATTTCCATTCGGctagttcagtggttctcaacattTTGCGTTAAATTCCTTCATTAGCCTATTTTAGCCTACAGTATTTATAAGTACCTTATCCATTAAATCTTTAATGAATCCTTAGCTAGTGTTATGCGCAAGTCGCACGTTTTTGTTCAGTTTAAGTAGTTCAAAATGTGTGCAGAAATAAGTATTATAGTAATACTGAGAACTAAAGAATAGCAGTAATACTGAAGCAATCGAAAATCTTTCC
This is a stretch of genomic DNA from Styela clava chromosome 2, kaStyClav1.hap1.2, whole genome shotgun sequence. It encodes these proteins:
- the LOC120335464 gene encoding uncharacterized protein LOC120335464 translates to MNLRDYAIVFFIWYRNMTYILAQQGLPFESILLESAEMRFYHHRRLKNEGTEIHEFCREQGEGLVQLHTPTLETFNAFKNYLKKKTKYTEVGYWLAYKDDENEGDWYTPEKVPVPEYYRWKDGEPNGSKEQNCLCLKHESINMAESVNMAVYDVDCDLEENMVYAACYRKISPPTIEFVEEQECSNVLNIQWKPDNESLDLKYRITVEPEENTHNPIIRDERVMEKGTRTTSISEVKRGNIYNIVVSVCIDECCCGMMRAVHKTEKKFGGNAPPLLNPHIKQIGICHLTWEVPEGIAKEDVISTKLTLASSPAHLRDVSEDALNKREIVRVEGQLEHLFKPEANREYVVWGQLETCGGFGDKIQIEGKCSGNTKLTTKFFVPKTPNPSIVFVANGLKVQIGFPDDNSPVGSCIFLLIQPMPANARMESSGYSNDYKIEDLKAASGNPPGTKTPYIASALERSKITRDFVEIALGMGETTTCSVGAGNPIKGQNYEIKSEWSYSFFVVTSTPTSKDKPTGFIDAIASVGSSSIVQVLSRSASCEMSSSLLIEAEENPGSSPDITVTGPSSGCSSAGNVIAGILGFLFFVVVGASGFYVAKSKKSKEDGEKDEEEEEEKEEGEEEKEDEDKETQENDDTSRKPKKKKHKDKEQERNKEQSEDKKEKDESHGKSHRHHGHKRHRKRKEPDNA
- the LOC144431929 gene encoding cyclin-F-like; this encodes MEFTCKLDHQKNRNGIMDLPKDVQVMILQKLPYKDLIQLLKVSKYFENLIKNEAPGLLQNITLPDIFLNAENSKALAWLASKGNLEASIKLGFAHLYFDGLVDSARVRQQNSLIAAKYFCEMEQNSRLKLPITWVFIRPPWSAASVCRKAFVFKQLSKAVDDGNNHPNLLYCIGKVLQLFDDDLEKRQSAKQWFQRAADVGLPNAMHELWCMELEDIEGFSSIESFVSSRSPGLRLSLIRKLRKIAAAGYKPAQMQLCRLYAMGNYGGLPMEVALDYTKNIIQKSSLKQINQIPKYQENVTGSMRYILVDWLIEVATMKDFGSEMLHTTVRCVDRYLLLRQVSRSRLQLLGIACMVICTRYMERDVLTIREAVWLTDSTYKYNELVQMIEDVVATLNGNIKEMTMYDYLSIFLNSNTLDRKSQDIARFIADASLLHVDIVSLPPGISAAAAVFLANFTANPSNPWPSKLLKLSGYTLGELFPTAVEIHEKCLDKEPPTDFRNRKLDAVEERYSQCRYGPIKRTQLVTHEQLISYMQITCEYDSPECINTPCCSHSVTISSEVKLKEDHIDSTPESEKLDYFDLVMSTEEDEIESSEESDLETDTPPTLSSAYLMRTDTKTRKRITANRLAESKSAENLPATSSSKSKITKLLPKKRSMDKSKPCMTVNDKENRLSVPCANKISPYNANEAVYKEKSAKINGIKERTNNVKLSKSRSSRSPRMRM